The Carnobacterium sp. 17-4 genome has a window encoding:
- a CDS encoding SDR family oxidoreductase, which translates to MVQETYLITGAGTGFGKGIAFGLAEQGEKVIAGVETMSEVSALLNEAEEKKIEVQVEKLDVTNPADRERAWTWDVDVLLNNAGISEGGSLVDIPEEQLRRQFEVNVFGPMLLTQKIAKAMAKKQRGKIIFMSSVSGLMADPISGPYGGSKFTLEAFAESLSKELQEFNVQVATINPGPFLTGFNDREFEAWRAWRDNPEERLFDYEQLAFPYEQFDPEEVIKESIKVLTGETNDYRNVIPKAMGSMVQKRQKELWDKKTDENLGERHEMVQKSIDIEPATTPTKGIVNKIKDKL; encoded by the coding sequence GAAAAGGTATTGCTTTTGGTCTGGCTGAACAGGGGGAAAAAGTTATCGCCGGAGTCGAAACAATGTCTGAAGTATCCGCATTGTTAAATGAAGCAGAAGAAAAAAAAATTGAGGTACAAGTTGAGAAGTTGGATGTAACCAATCCAGCAGACAGAGAAAGAGCGTGGACGTGGGATGTCGATGTCCTCTTGAATAACGCTGGAATTTCAGAAGGCGGATCGCTGGTAGATATACCAGAAGAACAATTACGCCGTCAATTTGAAGTAAATGTATTTGGACCAATGTTATTGACCCAAAAAATAGCTAAAGCAATGGCAAAGAAACAACGAGGGAAAATCATATTTATGTCTTCTGTTTCAGGGCTAATGGCAGACCCAATATCAGGCCCTTATGGCGGATCAAAATTCACATTAGAAGCCTTTGCCGAATCGCTAAGCAAAGAACTTCAAGAGTTTAATGTGCAAGTGGCAACTATCAATCCGGGACCATTCTTGACGGGATTCAATGATCGAGAATTTGAAGCATGGAGAGCTTGGAGAGACAATCCAGAAGAGCGTCTATTTGATTACGAGCAATTAGCATTTCCTTATGAACAATTTGATCCCGAAGAAGTTATCAAAGAGTCCATAAAAGTGTTGACTGGAGAAACGAATGACTATCGAAATGTTATTCCTAAAGCAATGGGATCTATGGTTCAAAAGAGACAAAAAGAACTATGGGATAAAAAGACAGATGAAAATCTAGGTGAAAGACATGAAATGGTCCAAAAATCAATAGATATTGAACCGGCTACAACACCAACAAAAGGGATTGTAAACAAGATAAAAGATAAATTGTAA